The DNA sequence CGCCACCAGCAACCCGGCCGCGCCGGCGATCATCACCTCGGTCAAACAGTCTCTCCGTCAGAACGTTGGGTGAACATTAGGCGCGGCACGCCATCGGCGAAAGGCCCAACTTGCGCTTGCCCCGTCTTCTCGCCCATGTGGGCCGATGTACCGCCCCGCCCGCTTCCTCACCCCACTGTTCGCCATCGCCCTCACCGCCGCCGCGCCGCCGCCGATTTCCGCAACGCGCATCAAAGCCGATGTCGCAACCCTGGCGTCGGACGCCTTCGCTGGCCGCGGCCCCGGCGAGGACGGCGAGACCAAGACCATCGCCTTTCTGCAGGCCGAGATGGCGAAGGCCGGGCTGCAACCCGGCGGCCCCGATGGCCAATGGCTGCAGCCGGTGCCGCTGGTGCGCCTCGATCGCGCGCCGGGCGCCACGCTGACCCTGACGCACGGGGGCGCGGCCCACACCCTGACGCTCGGCCGCGACGCCACGCTCGGCCTGCGCAACCCGGGCCGCACCCGCATCGCCGACCTGCCGCTGGTGTTTGCCGGCTTCGGCATCGTCGGCCGCTTCGGCGGCGCGGATTACAACCCCTACAAGGGCATCGACATGGCGGGCAAGGTCGCCGTCGTCCTCGCCAACGACCCCGATTTCGAGGCCGGCAAGGATCTCGGCTTCGAAGGCCGGCGCCTTGTCATTGCCGGCCGCATCGGCAGCAAGTTCGAAGCGGCCGCACGCGCCGGTGCCGCCGGGATCCTCGTCATCCATGAAGACTCCGCCGCCAGCTACCCCTGGCTCCAGGTCGGCAGCGGCGACGCGCTGCCCGCCATGGCCGCGGCCCCGCTCAAGCCATCGACGCTGCAGCTCAGCGGCTGGCTGTCCGGCGCCGCCGCTGCCGACCTGCTCAAGGCCCAGAACCTCGACCTTGCCGCGCTCAAGGCCCGCAGCCGGGCCCCGGGCTTTGCCGCCTTCGCGATGCCGGGCGCCGCCCTGTCGGCCGACGCGACGCTTACCGCCACGCCCGTCACCAGCCACAATGTCATCGGGCGCATCCCCGGCGCCACCCGCCCGGCCGAAGCGATCCTTTACGGCGCGCATTGGGACGCCAATGGCCGCAACGGCCCCGATGCGACGGGTGACGCCATCCGAAATGGCGCCATCGACAATGCCACCGGCACCGCCGAACTGCTCGAAGTCGCCCGCGCCTTTGCTGCCGGGCCGCGCCCGGCGCGCAGCGTGATCTTCGCCGCCTGGACGGCCGAGGAAAAGGGCCTGATCGGCAGCGATCATTACGCCGCCAATCCGACGACACCGCTTGCCGCCACCGTCGCCGTCATCAACCTCGATCCGCACGTCGCCCTGCCGGCGGCGCGCAATCTGGAGCTGATTGGCGGTGGCCGCACCCCGCTCGAAGACGCCTTGCGCCGCGAAGCCAAGGACTTGGGCCTCACCCTTGTCGACGAGCCCAACCCCGAAGCCGGCTGGTATTTCCGCTCCGATCACTACCCCTTCGCCCGGCGCGGCGTGCCGTCGCTGGCCTTTCGCGCCGGCCGTGACCTTGTCGCGGGCGGTTTCGCCCGCGGCGATGCCATCGTCGCCGAATACAACACCAACCATTACCACCAGCCCAGCGACAGCTTCCATCCGGATTGGGACTTTACGGGCACCGCGCAGGAAGCGACCGTCGCCTATCGTGTCGGCCGCGCGCTGGCCGACAGCCGCGACTGGCCGCTGTGGAACGCCGGTAGCGAATTCGCACCATTGCGAGGTCCGGCCCCGCGCTGACGCGGGCTCACTCCCCTTTTCGTCAATGGCGCGCGGCGTCCGGCCGCGCCACCATCCTCGGCAAAAGACGCCCGGGGGAATTCGCCATGCATCCGCACACCATCGTCGCCGAAGGGCTGCAGTTCCCCGAAGGCCCGATCGCCATGGACGACGGGTCTGTCATCTTCGTGGAGATCAAGGCGGGCAAGCTGACCCGTCTCGCCCCGAATGGCACGCTGACCACCGTCGCCACGCCCGGCGGCGGCCCCAATGGCGCCGCCATCGGCCCCGACGGCGCCATCTATGTCTGCAACAACGGCGGCTTCGCCTGGTACGAGCAGGACGGCATGCTGCTGCCCGGCAACGCCGCCGAGGATTACACCACCGGCCGCATCGAGCGCGTCGACATCGCCACCGGCAAGGTCGCGCGGCTGTACGACAAGACCGACGACGGGCTGGCGCTGTCCGGCCCCAACGACATCGTCTTCGATGCCGCCGGCGGCTTCTGGTTCACCGATCTCGGCAAGCATTTCCCGCATCACGAGACCAAGGGCGGGCTGTTCTACGGCAAGGCCGATGGCAGCAGCTGCGTCTGCGCCGTGCATGGCCCCAACCTCAACGGTGTCGGCCTGTCCCCCGATGGCAGCAAGATCTACGCCGCCGTCACCGCCGGCCGCGTCATCCTGGAATTCGATGTCACCGGCCCGGGCACTGTCGCGCCATCGCCGCTCGCCGCCATCCCCGGACGTTTCGTGACGACCTGGGGGACCAAGACCTATCTCGACAGCCTCGCCATGGAAGCCAACGGCAATATCGCCCAGGCGACGCTGATCGAGGAAGCCGGCGTCACGTCCGTCGACCCGGTCACCGGTGCCCAGGAATTCTTCGCCTTCCCGGACCTGCTGACCACCAACATCGCCTTTGGCGGTGCCGACATGATGGACGCCTGGGTGACTCTGTCGACCACCGGCAAGATGGCCCGATGCCGCTGGCCGCGCCCGGGCCTGCGCCTGCACTTCAACGGCTGATGGCGATCACAACCCGCAGCATCGCCGCCAACGGGCTCGAATTCGCCATCGATGAATGCGGGGACGGCCCCGATATCGCCCTGTGCCTGCACGGCTTTCCCGAAAGCCGCTTTTCCTGGCGCCACCAGCTACCGGTGCTCGCCGGCCTCGGCTGGCACGCCGTTGCCCCTGATCTGCGCGGCTATGGCGACAGCAGCCGGCCGTTACGCCAGTCGGACTATCATATCGATCACCTCGTCGCCGATGCGGCGGCGCTGTTCGACGCGCTCGGCGCCCGCCGCCGGCTGCTGGTCGCGCATGACTGGGGTGCGATCATCGCCTGGATCTTCGCCTTGCGCGACACCCGGCAGCTCGACGGCCTCGTCATCCTCAACGTCCCCCACCCGCGGGTGTTTCGCGACGTGCTGCGTGCCAGCTGGGCGCAGAAGCGCAAGAGCTGGTATGTCGCCTTCTTCCAGCTCCCGTGGCTGCCCGAGGCCTTGCTCGGCGCCCGGCATGCCGAGGCCATCGGCAAGGCGTTTACCGGCATGGCGATCGACAAGGCGGCCTTCCCGCCGGCCGTGATCGACCATTATCGCGCCAACGCCAGCCGGCCCGGCGCGCTGACGGCGATGATCAACTATTATCGCGCCAACTTCCCCGACATCCTCGATGAACCCGCGCCGCGGCTGGCGGTCCCGACCCTGATGCTGTGGGGGGAGGCCGACTCGGCGCTCGGCCTCGAACTCACCCACGGCTATGCGCCGCTCGTCAGCGACTTCACCCTCAGGCGCTTCCCCAACGTTTCGCACTGGGTGCAGCAGGAAGCACCGGATGCGGTCAATGCAGCGCTGGAGGAATGGCTCGCGCCGCGGCGACCTCCGGCTTGAGGGCATCGTCTCGGCGTCGGGCCTGCTACCGGCGCAGCGATTCGCCGCGTCGCTGCGCAAAGAAATCGCGCAGCAGCTCTGCCGATTCGCGCGCGGCGATGCCGGTGATGACCTGCGGCACATGATGGGCCTGTGGATGGGTGAAGATGCGCGGCCCCTGCTCGATGCCGCCCGACTTGGGGTCGGACGCGCCATAGACCAGCGTCGCGATCCGCGCCTGGCCGATGGCGGCGGCACACATGGGGCACGGCTCCAGCGTCACATGCAGCGTGCATCCGACCAGTCGCTCGGTGCCCAGCGCCGCCCCCGCCGCCCTGATCGCCAATATTTCGGCATGGGCTGTCGGATCCGCCTGCTCGCGCGTGCGATTGCCGGCAGCGGCGATCAATCGCCCGTCGGGGCCTGAAACCACGGCGCCGACCGGCACCTCACCACGCGCCGCGGCCAGGCGTGCCTCGTCCAGCGCGCGGGCCATGGCGGGGGAAGGCGGGAATGGCGGCACGCCGACCGTCTAGAACAGGCCGCCTTCCGAAACCAGATTGCCGCCGGTCGGGGAACAGCGCGGCCGAAGCCTCAATCCTGCTTGTTGGGATCGTCGGCGCGTTCGACGCTGATCGTCGGCACGGTAACTGTCGTGTCGGTGCTGCTGACATCGACGGTCGGCACCTTGACCGTTTCCTTCTTTTTGCCGAGATCGATCGTGGCGGTCTTGATGTCGAACACCGGCGCCTCGCCAGCGCTGGTTTCCAGCTTGACGGTCGGTGCCTTGCCTTCCTTGACCTGATCGACATTGATGAAGCCGAAGGCAAATGCGGCCACGACAAGCGCCACCAGGATCAGCAACGCGATCAGCCAGCCGCCCGACGACGACCGCCGCACTTCGACGACGCGGCCATCGCGATCGGTTTCAAACTCAGCCATGCCCGGATTCTCCTGTTGTGTGAAGCACAACGCCAGGGCTTCGCCGATAGTTCCGCGGCTGCTACGAAGGCCGCAAAGGCCCGCGCGCGACGGGCGACAACCCTGGGATGCCTGCCATGACCGATACTATCCACCCTGTCCCCGAAGCCGCCGCCGCCGACACCCGCACCACACTGGCGCAATACCACGACCGCTATGCCCGCAGCATCGCCGACCCCGATGGGTTCTGGCGTGAACAGCTGCCGCGGCTCGACTGGCTGCGCACGCCGACGGTCATGGGCAATTGGTCGTGGGATCCGGTGCGGATTCGCTGGTTCGAGGACGGCATGCTCAATGCCGCCGCCAATTGCCTCGATCGCCATGATCCGGCCGCGACGGCGATCGTCTGGGAAGCCGATGCACCCGGCGCACCCGGCCGCCGCATCAGCTATGGCGAACTGCTCGAAGACACGTGCCGCATGGCCAATGCACTGGTGGCGCTGGGGGTCGAACGCGGCGACCGTGTCACCATCTACATGCCGATGATTCCCGAAGCCGCCGTCGCGATGCTCGCCTGCGCCCGCATCGGTGCCGTCCATTCGGTGGTGTTCGGCGGGTTTTCGGCCGAAGCCATCGCCGGCCGGCTGGAAGATGCCGACAGCCGCTTCGTCATCACCGCCGACGAAGGCCGGCGCGGCGGCAAGACCGTGCCGCTCAAGGCCTGTGTCGACGAGGCGCTCGACACCCACGCCACCGCCCAGGTCGAAGCGGTGCTGGTCGTTCGCCATACCGGCGGCAAGGTGGCAATGCACCCCGACCGCGATCATTGGTGGCACGAGTTGCGCAGCCAGGTGCCGGCCACCTGCACGCCCGAGCCGATGAATGCCGAGGACCCGCTTTTCATCCTTTACACCTCCGGGTCGACCGGCAAGCCCAAGGGCGTCCTCCACACCACCGCCGGCTATTTGCTCTGGGCCAATCTGACCTTCGAGACGGTGTTCGACTACAAGGCCGGGGAGCTGTTCTGGTGCACCGCCGACGTGGGTTGGATCACCGGCCACAGCTATATCGTCTATGGCCCGCTGTCGGCCGGTGCGACCATATTGATGTTCGAAGGCATCCCCAGCTACCCGGCGAGCGACCGATTCTGGCAGGTGATCGAAAAGCACCGCGTCAACATCTTCTACACGGCGCCCACCGCCTTGCGCGCCGTCATGCGCGACGGCGATGCTCCGGTGCTCAAGCACGACCTGTCGTCCCTGCGCCTGCTCGGCACGGTCGGCGAACCGATCAACCCCGAAGCCTGGAATTGGTACGACCGTGTTGTCGGCAAGGGCAAGCTGCCGATCGTCGATACCTGGTGGCAGACCGAAACCGGCGGCGCGCTGATCACCCCGCTGCCCGGCGCCACCCCGACCAAGCCCGGCTCCGCCACCCTGCCCTTCTATGGCGTGCAGCCGGCACTGGTCGATGCCGAAGGCACGATCATCCCGCGCGCCGACGGCGAGGAGATCAGCGGCAACCTTGTCCTTCTCGCCTCATGGCCCGGCCAGGCACGCAGCCTCCATGGCGATCACGAACGGTTCACCCAGACCTATTTCACCACCTATCGCGGCAAATATTTCACCAGCGACGGCGCCCGCCAGGACAAGGACGGCTATTGGTGGATCACCGGCCGGGTCGATGACGTCATCAACGTCTCGGGGCATCGCATGGGCACGGCCGAGGTCGAATCGGCGCTCGTTGCCCATCAGGATGTCGCCGAAGCCGCGGTCGTCGGCTTCCCGCACGACATCAAGGGCCAGGCGATCTATGCCTATGTGACGCTCAACGCCGGCATCCCGGCCTCCGACGCGCTGCTCGCTGCCCTGCGTGCCACGGTGCGGCATGAAATCGGCGGCATTGCCGTGCCCGACCATATCCACATCACCCCGGGCCTGCCCAAGACGCGCAGTGGCAAGATCATGCGCCGCATCCTGCGCAAGATTGCCGAGAATGACTTCGCCAGCCTCGGCGACACCTCCACCCTCGCCGACCCCTCGGTCGTCGAGGCGCTCATCGAAGGCCGCCTCAACCGCTGAGTTACAGCTCGGTCCATTTGCGCAGCAGATTGTGATAGATGCCGGTCAGCCGGATGACCTCGGCATCGTCATGGCCCAGCGACTGCGAAAGAAGCTGGATGCTGCTGTCGAGATCGAACAGCAGCCGCCGGCTGTCATTGTCGCGCACCATCGACTGCAGCCAGAAAAAGCTCGCCAGCCGCCGGCCGCGCGTCACCGGCTCGACCCGGTGCAGCGATGACGCCGGGTACAGCACCATATGCCCCGCCGGCAGCTTGACCGCCTCGACGCCGAATTCATGCTCGATGACCAGTTCGCCGCCGTCATAGCTGTCGGGGTCGGCAAGGAACAGCGTCGCGGACAAATCGCTCCGGATCCGGAAACTGCTGCCGCGCTGGATCCGCACCGCATTGTCGACGTGGAGGCCAAAGCTCTGCCCGCCTTCATAGCTGTTGAACAGCGGCGGGTAGATGCTGTGCGGCAGCGCCGCCGCGATGAACAGCGGCGTCCGCCCCAGGGCATCGAGGATCAGGCCGCCTGCCTCGCGCGCCGCCGGGCTGGCTTCAGGCAGCTGCATGTTGCGCTTGGCCAGCGCCGACTGGTGGCCGGAGGTGACATTGCCGTCCACCCATTCGGCGCCATCGACCAGCGCGCGGACGGCGCCGAGCACATCGGCATCGAGCACCGCCGGAATCGCGATCAACATGGCACGATCCTATCCGACGGCATCCCGGTCTGCCAGGCGTCAGAAACTGTAGAAGACGCTGAGCACCGCCGAGCGACCATCGCCGGGCACTGCCCAGCCACCGGTGACGGCGCCGGTGGTGGCGTTGACGTTGTTGCGCACACCGGTGAAGTATTTTTCGTTGGTGAAATTCTGGATGTTGAGCTGCGCCGTGATCCCCTGCGCAAAGGCGTAGGAGAGGAAGGCGCGGTGGATCAGATAATCCTCCACCCGATACTGGACGGGATTGGCCAGAACCGATTGGTTGGTGGCAAAGCTGCCCTGGTAGGTGAAGCCATAGCCGAGCTCGAGCCCGAACGGCAGGCGATAGCTGGTGAACAGGCTGCCCGAATGCTTCGGCGTCTGGATCAGCTGGTTGCCCGCCTGCGGGTCGGGGATGGCGGCGGTGTTGGCGCAGCCGGTGGTGCCGGGGTTGGCAAGGCAGAAGTTGGAGACGCTCTGCAGCACCTTGCCGTCGAGATAGGTGTAGTTGGCGAACAGCGTCCACGCCGGCGTGATGCTGCCCGAGGCGCCGAGGGCGACGCCATCGACCCGCGACCGGCCATCGAGCACCTGCAGGCTGGTCGGCAGCGACGGATCGTTGGAGGGCGTCCGGAAATTGCTGCGTTCGTTGCGGAACAGCGCCGCCGTCAGTTGCAGCTTGCGGTCGAACAGGTCGGCCTTGGCGCCGATTTCATAATTGCGCGCCGTTTCGGGCGCCACGGCGCAAAGGTCGGCGGCGCCGGGGGCGGGGATACCGCAGCCCAGCCGCACCGTGGCCGACGACGGCGTCTTGGCATTGCCATAGGCGGCATAGAGGCTGACCGTCTTGACCGGCTTGAAGACAAGGCCGCCGCGATAGGAGAACAGATTCTCGTCGCTGACCTGGGACGCCTGCTGCGCCGGCGTCAGCGCCGCCGTGCCGGGCGGCACAAAGCCCAGCGCCAGGTTGCGGAAGTTCGCCTTGTTGTTCTCATAGCGGACGGCGCCGTTGAGTTCGAACATCTCGCCGATTTCCAGCGTGTCGAAGGCATAGACCGCCTTGTTGGTGGTGCTGCTGCGCGACTGGGCGGTGACGGTGCGGTTGACCGGGCCGGTGTAGGTCGTGTCGGGGTTGGCAATGGCGATCGTCGGCAGCGTCAGCGCGTTGCCGGCAGCATCGCGGATCAGCGATCCCGATACGATGTCGTAATCCTCCCAGGAAAAGGACGCGCCGACCACCAGCGTATTGCGCAACCGGCCCTTCTCGCCGGAAACGATGCGCAGGTCGGTCTGGTTGACCATGATCTCGTTGATCTGGTCGCGCACCAGCCCGCGCGGGCCCGACGGCTGGTACAGGCCAGGCGCCAGGGTTGCCGGGCAGGCAAGGCCCTGCGTGGCGGTGCCGTTGGCGCCGACCGGCTGCCGACCGGAGCCGGTCAGGCAGAAGGTGCCCTGCGGCGCGCTCGTCACCGTATCCTGCGCCACACGCTGCCAGCGGGACAGATTGCGCAGCACCACCGCGTCGCTGAAGGCGTGACGGGCGGTGGCGGTCAGGCGATCGACGGTGATCTGCTGCGCGTCGAGGTTGACGATACCGAAATAATCGCTGCGGTCGGCCTCGGGCAGCGGCCCGGCGTTCACCGAACTTTTGAAATAGGGCACGCCAAAGACCGGCGTATTGTCATCGCGCTGGTGGAGATAGGCCAAAGTCAGGCTGGTCGGCCCTTCCACCCCGAGCGTGATCGACGGCGCCACGCCCCAGCGCTTGAAGCGCTCGACATCGCGGCCGGGCACATCGTTGCGGTGGATCATCGCGTTGAGCCGCACCGCGACGAGGTCGCCGGCCCGGACATTGCTGTCGATGGTGCCGCGATAATAGGAATCCGTGCCGATGCCGCCGCTGATGACGGTCAGATCGTTCGCCTGTGGCACCTTGCTGACGATGTTGATCGTCCCGCCGACCGACCCGGAGCCGTTGAACACCGAATTGGCGCCGTTGTAGACTTCGATCTGCTGCAGGTTGAACGGGTCGGTGCGGCTGTATTGGGCACTGTCGCGCACACCGTCCTGGGTAATGTCGTTGTTGGCCGAATAGCCGCGCAGGTTGATCGAATCGCCATAGCCGCCACCGCCTTCACCGGCGCCGAAGGTGATGCCCGGCACCACGGCCAGCACGTCGCGCAGCGTCAGCAGGTTCTGCTTGCGAATGACCTGGTCGCCGATCACCGTCACCGTTTGCGGCGTGTCGAGCAGCGGCGCCGTCGACTTGGGCGATTCCAGAACGACATCGCGGTGGCCGGTGACGACGATGGCGGGTGCCTCTGCCGCCTCGATCACTTCCGCTGCCGTCGGCGCCGTGTGCAGCACACCGACACAGCCAAGCGCGAGAAAGGAGGCCGCGATCGGGCGGCGGTCGTTGGTGCGATGCATTTTTCGTTGTCCCGGCGTTTTCATTCCGCCGTGGTTAATGAGAGGCATTCTCAGTGTCAACGCAATTGCGAAACATTCGCATCACGAGGTGCGCCGACTATTCGAGCATCGCCGCAAACGCCGGCGACAGCGCCTCGACGGCCCCTTCGCCGCGGCGCGTGATCATCAGCACGGCGAGGTTTTCGGCGCGGGCGAGCGCCATGCCTGCCGCCTGCCCCAGGACCGTCAGCGCCGTCGCCCAGGCATCGGCGGCCATGGCGGTGCGGTGCAAGACTGTCACCGACGCCACGCCATTGGCGATCGGGTGGCCGCTGCGCGGATCGATGCTGTGGCTGTGCCGCGTCCCGGCTTCGAGGCGGTACCTCCGGTAATCGCCGGATGTCGCCGCCGACAGGCCGCACAGCGCCACCCGCGTCAACGGCATCGCCAGCCCGGGCACCGTCTCCAGGTCGACCCACCATGGCGTGCCATCGGGCTTGCAGCCTTCGCCGCGCAGTTCGCCCCCGGCTTCGACCAGAAAGTCGCGCAGGCCAAGGCGTGTCAGGTGCAGCGCCATCGCATCGACGGCATAACCCTTGGCAATCCCCGACAAATCGAGGCGAACGTCGGCGGTGCGCCGTGCCGCATCGCCATCCAGCGCGATCGATCGCCAGGCATCGGGCGCCGACCCCGCCGCTCCGGCTTCGCCCGGACAGCCGAAACCCCAGTGATTGACCAGATGGCCGATCGCCGGGTCGAACGCCCCCCTGCTGCGTGCCGCAATGTCGAGCCCGGCGCGCAGCACCGTTGCCAGGTCGGGCGGCAGCTGCTGCCATTCGCCCGGCGGGGCGCGGTTGAAGCGGCTAAGGTTGGAGGCCGCGTCCCAATGGCTCATGGTCGCAACAACGCCATCGAGCACAGCCTGCAGCCCCCGCGTCAGCGACTCGGCCTGCGCCGGGTCGTTGACGACGATGCGCGCCGACCAGCGCGTGCCCATCGACGGACCGCCGACCGATACCACCGCCGCACCCGCTCCATGCCGGCGCACCACGGCCGGCGCCAAGCCGACCGGAATGGCGATGCGCGGCACAGGGACCGCTGCCCGCGGCATCAGGGCGCGAGGACTTCCAGCGTCGTCACATAGCTGGCGCGGCGCGGCGCGGGTCCCCCGGCCGCTGCCGCCGCACCTGGCTGCGGCCCGTTCGGACCGGCGGCACCCATCGGACCGCCCTCGGGCCGTCCGCCGACACTGGCATTGAGCCAGTACATCCCCGCCGCCGGCCAGGTGATGACGACTTTGCCCTGGGCATCGGTCTTCAGGTCCATCTGCCCCAGCGCCGCGCGATAGCGGCCACCGCCCGGGATGACCGTCACGCCGAGTCCCGCCGCCGGCGCGCCGTCGAGCAGGAATTGGAAAGTCGCCGCCTCGCCCGCGACCAGGTCATTGGGGTGGGTCACCGGCACCAGTTCGATCCCCTTGCCGCTGGGCTTGAACACCGCCTGTGTCGGCGCGCCGACCGTGACGAAAATCTCGTTGCGGTTCGCCGCCTCGCTGGTGCGCACATTGGTCGCCCCGGCCGGAAGCGCCGCCGCCAGCGTGGCGCTGGTGGTGCCGCGCGGCAGGCGCTTTTCCTCGCCGTTCAGCATGTAGCTGCCCATGACGAACGAGGACGCATTTTCGATCTTGTAGGTGCCCTTTTGCGTCAGATGCACGTCGAAGGTGCTGCGATAGCGCCCGGTCGACGCATTGGCGATGGCGGCGTCACTGCCGTCGGGGGCGA is a window from the Polymorphobacter fuscus genome containing:
- a CDS encoding DUF4198 domain-containing protein, translated to MINRLALLAAGTLLFAAVPAAAHRQWMLPSATVLSGDDVWVTVDAAISNDLFYFDHQPMRVAGIKAIAPDGSDAAIANASTGRYRSTFDVHLTQKGTYKIENASSFVMGSYMLNGEEKRLPRGTTSATLAAALPAGATNVRTSEAANRNEIFVTVGAPTQAVFKPSGKGIELVPVTHPNDLVAGEAATFQFLLDGAPAAGLGVTVIPGGGRYRAALGQMDLKTDAQGKVVITWPAAGMYWLNASVGGRPEGGPMGAAGPNGPQPGAAAAAGGPAPRRASYVTTLEVLAP
- a CDS encoding Fe2+-dependent dioxygenase — its product is MLIAIPAVLDADVLGAVRALVDGAEWVDGNVTSGHQSALAKRNMQLPEASPAAREAGGLILDALGRTPLFIAAALPHSIYPPLFNSYEGGQSFGLHVDNAVRIQRGSSFRIRSDLSATLFLADPDSYDGGELVIEHEFGVEAVKLPAGHMVLYPASSLHRVEPVTRGRRLASFFWLQSMVRDNDSRRLLFDLDSSIQLLSQSLGHDDAEVIRLTGIYHNLLRKWTEL
- a CDS encoding TonB-dependent receptor; this encodes MKTPGQRKMHRTNDRRPIAASFLALGCVGVLHTAPTAAEVIEAAEAPAIVVTGHRDVVLESPKSTAPLLDTPQTVTVIGDQVIRKQNLLTLRDVLAVVPGITFGAGEGGGGYGDSINLRGYSANNDITQDGVRDSAQYSRTDPFNLQQIEVYNGANSVFNGSGSVGGTINIVSKVPQANDLTVISGGIGTDSYYRGTIDSNVRAGDLVAVRLNAMIHRNDVPGRDVERFKRWGVAPSITLGVEGPTSLTLAYLHQRDDNTPVFGVPYFKSSVNAGPLPEADRSDYFGIVNLDAQQITVDRLTATARHAFSDAVVLRNLSRWQRVAQDTVTSAPQGTFCLTGSGRQPVGANGTATQGLACPATLAPGLYQPSGPRGLVRDQINEIMVNQTDLRIVSGEKGRLRNTLVVGASFSWEDYDIVSGSLIRDAAGNALTLPTIAIANPDTTYTGPVNRTVTAQSRSSTTNKAVYAFDTLEIGEMFELNGAVRYENNKANFRNLALGFVPPGTAALTPAQQASQVSDENLFSYRGGLVFKPVKTVSLYAAYGNAKTPSSATVRLGCGIPAPGAADLCAVAPETARNYEIGAKADLFDRKLQLTAALFRNERSNFRTPSNDPSLPTSLQVLDGRSRVDGVALGASGSITPAWTLFANYTYLDGKVLQSVSNFCLANPGTTGCANTAAIPDPQAGNQLIQTPKHSGSLFTSYRLPFGLELGYGFTYQGSFATNQSVLANPVQYRVEDYLIHRAFLSYAFAQGITAQLNIQNFTNEKYFTGVRNNVNATTGAVTGGWAVPGDGRSAVLSVFYSF
- a CDS encoding FAD:protein FMN transferase, which codes for MGTRWSARIVVNDPAQAESLTRGLQAVLDGVVATMSHWDAASNLSRFNRAPPGEWQQLPPDLATVLRAGLDIAARSRGAFDPAIGHLVNHWGFGCPGEAGAAGSAPDAWRSIALDGDAARRTADVRLDLSGIAKGYAVDAMALHLTRLGLRDFLVEAGGELRGEGCKPDGTPWWVDLETVPGLAMPLTRVALCGLSAATSGDYRRYRLEAGTRHSHSIDPRSGHPIANGVASVTVLHRTAMAADAWATALTVLGQAAGMALARAENLAVLMITRRGEGAVEALSPAFAAMLE
- a CDS encoding M28 family peptidase — translated: MYRPARFLTPLFAIALTAAAPPPISATRIKADVATLASDAFAGRGPGEDGETKTIAFLQAEMAKAGLQPGGPDGQWLQPVPLVRLDRAPGATLTLTHGGAAHTLTLGRDATLGLRNPGRTRIADLPLVFAGFGIVGRFGGADYNPYKGIDMAGKVAVVLANDPDFEAGKDLGFEGRRLVIAGRIGSKFEAAARAGAAGILVIHEDSAASYPWLQVGSGDALPAMAAAPLKPSTLQLSGWLSGAAAADLLKAQNLDLAALKARSRAPGFAAFAMPGAALSADATLTATPVTSHNVIGRIPGATRPAEAILYGAHWDANGRNGPDATGDAIRNGAIDNATGTAELLEVARAFAAGPRPARSVIFAAWTAEEKGLIGSDHYAANPTTPLAATVAVINLDPHVALPAARNLELIGGGRTPLEDALRREAKDLGLTLVDEPNPEAGWYFRSDHYPFARRGVPSLAFRAGRDLVAGGFARGDAIVAEYNTNHYHQPSDSFHPDWDFTGTAQEATVAYRVGRALADSRDWPLWNAGSEFAPLRGPAPR
- a CDS encoding nucleoside deaminase; amino-acid sequence: MARALDEARLAAARGEVPVGAVVSGPDGRLIAAAGNRTREQADPTAHAEILAIRAAGAALGTERLVGCTLHVTLEPCPMCAAAIGQARIATLVYGASDPKSGGIEQGPRIFTHPQAHHVPQVITGIAARESAELLRDFFAQRRGESLRR
- the acs gene encoding acetate--CoA ligase, with product MTDTIHPVPEAAAADTRTTLAQYHDRYARSIADPDGFWREQLPRLDWLRTPTVMGNWSWDPVRIRWFEDGMLNAAANCLDRHDPAATAIVWEADAPGAPGRRISYGELLEDTCRMANALVALGVERGDRVTIYMPMIPEAAVAMLACARIGAVHSVVFGGFSAEAIAGRLEDADSRFVITADEGRRGGKTVPLKACVDEALDTHATAQVEAVLVVRHTGGKVAMHPDRDHWWHELRSQVPATCTPEPMNAEDPLFILYTSGSTGKPKGVLHTTAGYLLWANLTFETVFDYKAGELFWCTADVGWITGHSYIVYGPLSAGATILMFEGIPSYPASDRFWQVIEKHRVNIFYTAPTALRAVMRDGDAPVLKHDLSSLRLLGTVGEPINPEAWNWYDRVVGKGKLPIVDTWWQTETGGALITPLPGATPTKPGSATLPFYGVQPALVDAEGTIIPRADGEEISGNLVLLASWPGQARSLHGDHERFTQTYFTTYRGKYFTSDGARQDKDGYWWITGRVDDVINVSGHRMGTAEVESALVAHQDVAEAAVVGFPHDIKGQAIYAYVTLNAGIPASDALLAALRATVRHEIGGIAVPDHIHITPGLPKTRSGKIMRRILRKIAENDFASLGDTSTLADPSVVEALIEGRLNR
- a CDS encoding alpha/beta fold hydrolase, with the translated sequence MAITTRSIAANGLEFAIDECGDGPDIALCLHGFPESRFSWRHQLPVLAGLGWHAVAPDLRGYGDSSRPLRQSDYHIDHLVADAAALFDALGARRRLLVAHDWGAIIAWIFALRDTRQLDGLVILNVPHPRVFRDVLRASWAQKRKSWYVAFFQLPWLPEALLGARHAEAIGKAFTGMAIDKAAFPPAVIDHYRANASRPGALTAMINYYRANFPDILDEPAPRLAVPTLMLWGEADSALGLELTHGYAPLVSDFTLRRFPNVSHWVQQEAPDAVNAALEEWLAPRRPPA
- a CDS encoding SMP-30/gluconolactonase/LRE family protein, which translates into the protein MHPHTIVAEGLQFPEGPIAMDDGSVIFVEIKAGKLTRLAPNGTLTTVATPGGGPNGAAIGPDGAIYVCNNGGFAWYEQDGMLLPGNAAEDYTTGRIERVDIATGKVARLYDKTDDGLALSGPNDIVFDAAGGFWFTDLGKHFPHHETKGGLFYGKADGSSCVCAVHGPNLNGVGLSPDGSKIYAAVTAGRVILEFDVTGPGTVAPSPLAAIPGRFVTTWGTKTYLDSLAMEANGNIAQATLIEEAGVTSVDPVTGAQEFFAFPDLLTTNIAFGGADMMDAWVTLSTTGKMARCRWPRPGLRLHFNG